The region AGAAGAGCTTGAGGAAGTACACGATCACCAGCGGCCCGACGATGGAGAGCACCAAAAAGCGCGGGTTGCGCCGGAGCTGCCTGAGCACCCGCCCCCCGACGATGAGGGTCCGTCTCATCCCGCCTCCTCCCCGATGATGGAGAGCACCACCTGCTCCAGCGAGTCGGCCTCGACGCTCACGGCGGAGACGCTCCCCCGCAGCCCGTAGCCGCGCAGCGCCTCCGCCAGGTCCTCGGGGCGCCCGCCGATGAGGCGCTCCTCCTCTCTCTCGCCCTCCCGGACGCGGAGGCGGGTCCTGCCGCGCCGCAGGATCCCGCGCGGGCTGTCGGAGACGACGACGCGCCCCTGCCGCAGGACCGCCACCCGGTCGCACAGGGTGGCCTCGTCCATGAGGTGGGTGCTGATGAACAGCGTGGCGCCGCCCCTGGCGAGCTCCCGGAAGGCGGCCCAGAAGCGGCTCCTGAGCCTCGGGTCCACCCCGGCGGTGGGCTCGTCCAGAAAGAGCATCTCCGGCTCGTGGACGAGCGCGCACGCGAGCGAGACCCTGTTCTTCATGCCGCCGGAGAGGGTGTGGACGGGGTCCTTCGCCCTCTCCTCCAGCTCGACGAACCGGAGCGCCTCCCGCGCCCGCCCGCGCAGGCCCGGGACGCCGTGGGCCGCGCCGAAGAACTCGACGTTCTCCAGGGCCGGGAGGTCGTCGTAGAGCACGGGGGACTGGGGCATGTACCCGATCCTGCGCCTCAGCTCCGGCCTGTCCCTCAAGGGGTCGAGCCCGAGCACCCGCGCCCGGCCCCCGCTGGGGCGCAGGGAGCCCACCAGCGCCTTTATGAGGGTGGTCTTCCCGGCCCCGTTGGGGCCCACGAGCCCGAAGACCTCCCCCTTTCGCACCGAGAGGTCCACGCCCCGGAGCGCCTCGACCTGCTTCCCGTACCGCTTCTCGAGCCCCACTGCCTCTACGGCGTCCATCCCTGCTTCCCTTCCGGCCTCAGCCCTTCCAGCAGCATCCCGACCGCGTTCTCCACGTGCTCTTCGTCGGTGAGGCCGTCCTCCCTTATCGCGGGGAAGAAGACCTTGCCCCCGACCTGGGGCAGCAGCATCCCGATAAAGGCCCGCGCGCTGGAGCGGACGTCGTGCGGGCGGAGCCTGCCGAGCTCGACCTGGCGGGCCATGTAGCTCTTGAGGAACCCGAGCATCCTCTTTATGACGGCGTTGCCGAAGATCTCCGCGATCTCGGGCCGCCGCGTGGCCTCGCCGACCAGCAACCGCGCCATCCTCTGGGCCGCCGGGTTGTCGAAGGTGGAGAGGTACCTCCTCGCTATGAGCGGCAGCACCTCCTCGGGCGGACGCTCCAGCAGCCGCGCCGGGTCCCGCACCGCGCGCAGCACCGGGATGCGCGACCCCAAGACCTCCCTGAAGAGCGCCTCCTTGTCCGGGAAGTACCAGTAGATCAGGGCCGGAGACTGCAGCCCCGCCGCCTCCGCGATGCTCTTTATCGTCGCCCCCCGAAACCCCTTCGCCGAGAACTCCTCGAAGGCCGCCTCCAGGATCTGGTCCCGCCTGTCCCGCTCCTCTCCCAAACGGCTCCCTTCTTGATTGGCTATTCAATAACCGGGCCCAGCATACTCCTTACAGAACGTTCAATCAAGTGCGGGATGATGTCTTCGGGGGATCTGACCTGTACTGATCTGTATAGTGTGGTGGAGGGCGGAGCGGGAGGTTTTTGCAGTTGCCGGACCGGGAGACGGAGACGCTGGAGTGGGCGGTGAGCGTGGTCTCGCCCGGGGCCTACGCCGTCTCGGACGGGGCGGGGGACTTCGACGCCGGGGCCGGGGGGCTCTACTACCGGGACACGCGGCACCTCTCGCGGTTCGTGCTGGAGGTGGGGGGAGAGAGGCCGGTGGTGCGGGGGCGCGAGGCGCGGGGGACGGCGGCGGAGTTCCTGTTGGAGGCGGCGGGGCTCGAGCTGGTGCGGCGGCGCCGGCTCGGGCACGGGATGGAGGAGGAGGTCGAGGTGCGCAACCCCTCCGGGAGGGCGGTCGAGGCACGCCTCTCGTTCGGGGTGGGCGCGGACTTCGAGGACGTCTTCGTGGTGCGCGGCTTCGCGGGGAGGGCGGAGCGCGGGGAGGTCGTGGAGGAGGTCCGGGAGGGGGGACTGCGCTACCTCTACCGGCGGGGCGGGTTCTCGCGGGGGACGGAGGTGCGCGCCTTCGCGGAGGGGGCGGAGCCGGTCGCGGGGAGCGGGGGGATCCACTGCCTCCTGCGGCTCGGGGCGGGGCAGAGGCGGGTGGTGCGCGTCTCGGTGGCGCTCGAGGAGGGCGGGGAGAGGGTGCGCGCTGCGGGGCGGCGCGGGGCGCCGTATGCCGCGGCGCCGGCGCTCGAGACGGATTGGGAGGCGCTGCGGAGGAGCTGGGAGCGGAGCGTCGAGGACCTCGCGGCGCTCACCTTCGACGCGGGGGAGGGATTGCTCGTCCCGGCGGCCGGGGCGCCGTGGTACATGGCCCTCTTCGGGCGGGACGCGCTCCTCGCGGCGTACGGGGCCATGATCCTCACCCCCGAGCCGGCGCGTAACGCGCTGCGGGCGCTCGCCCGGTGGCAGGCGACCGAGCGGGACGACTACACCGACGCCGAGCCCGGCAAGATCCCGCACGAGCTCCGGCGCGGGGAGCTGGCGTACTTCCGGGAGGTCCCGCAGCCCTACTACGGCACCGCCGACGCCACCCCGCTCTTCCTCGTCCTGCTCGAGGAGCACCGGCGCTGGACCGCCGACGAGGGGCTCGCGCGCGAGCTGGAGGGCGCGGCCCGCCGGGCGCTGGACTGGCTCCTCGCCCACGCCGACAGGACCTCCGGGGGATTCGTCGCCTACGAGAGCCGCTCCCCCGCGGGCCTCAGGAACCACGGCTGGAAGGACTCGGACGGCTCCATGCTCTTCCGCGACGGGAGGCGCGCAGGGGGCGGGGTGGCCCCCTGCGAGGTCCAGGGCTACGCCTACGACGCCCTCCTCCGCACCGCGCGCCTCGCCGAGAGCGCCTGGGGCGACGCGGCGCTCGCCGGAAGGCTCCGGGACGAGGCCGGGGACCTGAGAGAGCGCTTCGACCGCGACTACTGGATGGAGGACCGCGGCTGCTACGCCCTCGCCCTCGACGGGGAGGGACGAAAGGTCGACTCCGTGACCTCCAACGCCGGGCACCTGCTCTGGAGCGGCATCGTGCCGGAGGAGAAGGCCCCTCTCCTCGCGCGGCGGCTGCTCTCGGAGGAGATGTTCTCCGGCTGGGGCATAAGGACGATGGCCGAAGGAGAGGGCGGCTACGACCCCCTCTCCTACCACAACGGCTCCGTCTGGCCCCACGACAGCGCCCTCATCGCCCTGGGTCTCGCCCGCTACGGTTTCCGGAAGGAGGCGGCACGCGTCGCGGCCGCGCTCGTCGAGGCTGCGGAGCGCTTCGGGTACCGCCTGCCCGAGGTCTTCGGGGGGGAGCGGCGGAGGGAGGGGGAGGGCCCGGCCGGGTACCCGTCCTCCTGCAGCCCGCAGGCGTGGGCCGCGGCCGCGGTGCCGCTCCTCGTGCGCGCCCTCCTCGGGGCCGAGCCCGACCCGGAGGCGCGGGTACTGCGCTCGGGCCCGGTGTTGCCCGAGGGCGTCCGCGGGCTGCGCCTCGAGGGCGTCCCGGCCTTCGGCGGGCGGCACGCGGTCGGGGGGTGAGGCCGCACCCGGGGCGGGTACAAAGGGGCGGTGTGGTCTCTCTGCCGTGCTCTCTCGAGGAGAAAGGAGCGTGCTCACACGTGGTGGACAGAAAAGACCTCATCCTCCTGGAGAGCGCCATCGACGCCATAGAGGAGGCCGCCTCCGCGGTAGCCCAGGAGATAGAGCGCGACCGGCTCGGCGAGACCAGCCTGGCGCGCCTCGCCACGGTGGAGGCCGAGCTCAACCGCAGCCGGCTGGCGCTCGAGGAGATCGTGCGGGAGGAGTCGGGGGGCTAGGCTCTCAGCTCGCGCAGGGACCCGTGCCCACCGGCTCCGCGCGGAGGGTGGCCCTCTCCAGGTGGCGGCGGATGATCTGGGAGGGGATCCCGTAGCCGGAGTTGCGGGAGTTGGCCCGGCTGGCGAAGATGGTGGCGGTCACCTCGCCCTCGGCGTTCACCACCGGCCCCCCGGAGTTCCCCGGCCGGACGTAGACCCGGAAGCTGGTGACCGTGCGCTCCACCGGGCCGCGGTTGTAGGCGTCGCTGGAGATCACGCGCTGCGTGGCCCCGGTGCGGGCGGGCTGGATGTCCAGCGGCCCGTTGCCGGGGAAGCCGAGGACCGCCGCGGGCTCTCCGGGGACCGGCTCGTCCAGCGGCAGGGGGGTGAGCCCCAGGTCCTCCACCCGCAGGACGGCCACGTCGTTCTTGGGGTCGAAGACCACCACGTCGGCCCTCCGGCGCGGCCCGGTCCCCCCGGGCTGGACGCTGGTGACGGTCTCCCCGGCGACCACGTGGGCGTTGGTGACGATCAGGTCCGGAGCGGCGACCCACCCGGAGCCCTCGATGCCGTAGCCGCAGGCGATGCCCGTGATCCGGACCATCCGGGAGCTTGCGGCGAGCACGTCGGGGTCGCGGACGATGCTCCCGTCGGGCGCCCCCACCCCGGCGTCGGGGCCGCGCATCTGGGGGAGCGGGTTGAGCTGGGCGACGGCCTGGGTGAGGAGCTCGGCGGGCATCCGCTCGTCGAGCGCGCGGATGATGCGCGAGTCCTTCACCAGCGGGTGCAGCCCGGAGAGCGGGGGGGACTGGATGGCGAAGATCCCGACCGCCCACACCAGCAGCAGGGAGAGCGCCAGCCCGAGGGCGGCCCCGCCGGCGCTGTCGAGCAGGGAGGAGCCGCCGCCCCGGAGCCTGCTGCGGAGCGAGCCCCCGGCCGAGCGGGCGATCATCTCGCCGAGGATCGCGAAGGAGACTATGCTCACCAGCGTGATCGCGGCCCCCAGAAAGGGGCTCTCGCCCTCCGGGATGAGGTGCCCGGCCACCCGGGAGCCGACCGAGGCCCCCAGCAGCACCCCCACCAGCGAGAAGAGGCCCGCGAGAAAGCCGGTCCGGGCGCCGCGAAAGACGGCCAGCGCCACGAACGCAACTATGCACCAGTCGAGCGCCGTCATCCGGGCAATTCTAACCCACATCCCAAGGCTTTCCCCCGCGCCGCCCGGCGCGGGTGTATATAATCCCCCGGTGGGCCTCGCAGGCGCACAGGAGAGGGCCGGGCGCCCGCTCGCGGCCGAGTTTCTCCCCGAGGTGGAGGAGGTGCTGGCGGAGCGGGGCGAGCCGCCCTACCGCCTGAGACAGGTCTACGCCGCGCTCGCCGGCTCGCTGGCCAGCGGCTGGGACGAGGTCGCGAGCCTCCCCAAGGGACTGCGCGAGGAGCTCGCCGGGAGGGTCCCGGCCTCGGTGCTCGAGCTGCGGCGCATCTCGCGCGCCCGGGACGGCACCCGGAAGTACCTCTTTTTCACCCGCGACGGGCACGCCATAGAGACGGTCATGATCCCGGAGCGCTCCCGGCGGACGGTGTGCATCTCCACGCAGGTGGGCTGCCCGATGGCCTGCACCTTCTGCGCCACGGGCCTGCTCGGGATAAAGCGCAACCTGAAGGCCCGCGAGATCGCCGAGCAGGTCTTCGCCGTGGCCCGCGACATCGCCCCGGAGCGGGTGACCAACGTGGTGGTGATGGGGATGGGCGAGCCGTTTTTGAACTACCGGGAGACCCTCAGGGCCCTGCGGGTCCTCAACGACCGGCGGGGCTTCAACCTCGCCGCCCGCCACATCGCCGTCTCCACCAGCGGGCTGGTGGACAAGATAAGGCGCTTCGCCGACGAGCCGGAGCAGTTCCACCTGGCGATCTCGCTGCACACCCCCTTCGAGGAGGAGCGGCGGCGCCTCATGCCCGTCGCCGCCCGGCACCCCATCCCCGAGCTGATGAACGCCGCCCGCTACTACGTGGAGCGGACCCGCCGGAAGCTCTTCTTCGAGTACACCCTGCTCGCGGGGGTCAACGACCGGATGCGCCACGCCGAGGCGCTCGCCGAGCTCCTGGACCACCCGCTCTACCACCTGAACCTGCTGCGCTTCAACTGGACCGACACGGGCTTCTCGGCCACGAGCGCCCGGCGGGCGAAGGAGTTTTTGCGCCGCGCCCGGGAGCTCGGGCTCTCGGCCACGCTGAGGCCGAGCCGGGGGCAGGACATAGAGGCCGCCTGCGGCCAGCTCGCCGCCCGCGACGCCCGCAGCCCCACCGCCCGGTGAGGGAGGAGCCCAAAGAACGCCTGGACCCGCGGGCAAAGACGCTCTGGAGGCTCTCGGGTTTTCTGGAGATGCTGCCGGTGCTCGCCGCCGGGGCCGGGACGGGCTGGGCGGTGGCGCGCTTCGGGGGACAGCCCCCCGCGGTGGCGGCGGTGCCGGTGCTGGCCACGCTGCTCGCGACGCTCGCCAACGCCCTCGTGCTCCCCGAGCTGCGCTGGCGGCGCTGGCGCTACGAGATCCGGGAGGACGAGGTGGACCTGCAGCGCGGGGTCCTCTGGGTGGTCCGGACGCTGGTGCCCTTCGCGCGCATCCAGCACGTGGACACCCGCAGCGGCCCGCTGCAGCGGAGGTTCGGGCTCGCCACGGTGGTCTTCTACACCGCCGCGGGGCCGAACAGGATCCCGGAGCTCTCCGCGCCGGTGGCCGCGGAGGTGCGGGACAGGATCGCGGAGCTTACCAGGGAGCGGGATGAGCTCTGAGCCGCGCCGCCTGCACCCGGCGGCGATGGTCATCGAGGGGATCAGGGCCGTCCGGCGCTGGGCGAGCGCGGCGGCGATCCCGGGCCTCGCGGCGCTCCTGGGCGGCCTGAGCTGGTGGGCGCTCGCCCTGCTGCTGGCCGGCGCGGTGCTGCTGGCGGCCGGGACGGTCCTGTGGGGCTTTCTCTCCTGGCGCGCGACGGTCTACCGGGTGGAGGGCGGGGCCTTCCACCTGCGCAGCGGGGTGCTGCAGAAGAAGGAGCGCACCATCCCCCTGGAGCACGTCCAGTCGGTGGACGCGGTGCAGGGAGTGCTCCAGCGCCTCTTCGGCGTCGTGGAGGTCAGGATAGAGACCGCCGGCGGGGGCTCCTCGGAGCCGGACGCCTCGCTCGCCGCCCTCTCCCGGCGGGCCGCCGACGAGCTGCGCCGCGAGCTCGGCGGCGGGGGCCGCGGCGGGGAGCCGGGGGAGGGGGGTGGGGCCGGGACCGTCCGCCGGCTCTCGACCCGGGAGCTCCTGGTCGCCGGGGCGACCAGCGGCCAGATAGGCCCCGCCGCGGCCCTGATCGGGGCGGCCTCCCAGTTCTTCGACGACCTCTACGACCGCCTCCTCTCGGAGGAGGCGGCCCGCGGCCTCCTGGAGGCGCTGGCCCCGCACGCCTTCGCCGCCGCGGCCCTGCTGCTCTTGGCGGTGGGGCTTCTGGCCTGGCTGCTGGCCATCGCGGGAACCGTCCTGGCCTACGCGGGCTTCACCCTCTCCCGCTCCCCGGACGGGCGGAATATCCACATCAGCCGGGGGCTCTTGAGCCGCTACGAGGCCACCATCCCCGTCGCCCGGATACAGGCGGTGCGGGTGGTGGAGGGCGTTTTGCGCCAGCCGTTCGGGCTGGCCTCCCTGCGCGTGGAGAGCGCGGGCTACGGCCGGGACGAGGGGGTCTCGACCACCCTCTTCCCGATGCTCCCCCGCGGGGAGGCCGCGCGGCTTCTGGCGGCGGTGGACCCGGGGCTCGCTGCGGACCCGCCCCTCGCCCCGCTCCCGCGCAGGGCGCTCCGCAGGTACGCGCTGCGGAGCGCCCTGCCGGCGCTCGCCGCCCCGCTCGCCGCCGCGGGGGCGTGGTCGGCCGGGGCGGGGGCGGGGTGGCTTCTGGCCGCGCTTCCGCTGCCCGCGCTCGCCGCCCTCTACGGAGCCCTGCGCTACCGGGACGCCGGCTGGGCGCTCGCGGGCGACCGCCTCGTGGCCCGCTCGCGGCTGGTCGCCCGCACCACCACCATCGCCCCCCGCAGGAGGCTCCAGTCCAGGAGCCTCCTGCGCAGCCCGCTGCAGCGGCGGGCCGGGCTGGCCACCTTCCGGGCGCGTATCGCCTCGGGCGGGGGCGGGACGGGGGTGGAGGTGGTGGACCTCGACCTCCGCTCGGCCTGGGACCTGATGGCGGCCCTGGGGCCCCGCCCCCCGTCCCCGGCTAGCGGCAGACGCCCCGTCCCGAGTCGGTGAAGGTCTTGCCCGCCACCGGGACGAACCTCCACGAGTAGCCGCCGGGCCTGAGGGTCAGCCGCAGCACACCGAAGGTCTTGTCGTTGCGGACCTGGCTGTTGGCCGGCCGCGCCCCGAAGGGGTTGAGCGGCGGCGTGCCGCCCGTCCCGACGACGAACTGCCGGATCCCGCGCTCCGGCGCCCGCCTGCCGAAGGGGGTCTGCGGCGCGAAGCGCTCGTAGCTGTGCGCGTGCCCGTTGAGGATGAGCTCCGCCCGGTTGTTGTAGAGCACCTTCCAGAAGGGCCGCACCTCCTTGGTGTCGGCGCTGCGCGAGGAGGTGAAGAGCGGGTGGTGGAAGATGGCCATGGTGCAGCGGGACCGGTTGGCCGCGAGGTCCCGCTTGAGCCACTCGAGCTGGCGCGAGCCCGCCCCGCAGCGCACGTGCCCGCAGTTGCTGTTGAGGACGACCACGTGCCAGCTCCCCCGGTCGTAGCTGTAGTAGCCGAGGCCGGGTCTGCCGGCGCGGCTGCCGAAGTACCTGTAGTACGGCCGGGCCCCGGAGGTGTAGTACTCGTGGTTTCCGGCCGCGGGCCTGGTCCGGTTCTTGAAGCGTCCCCACGTCGGGGCGTAGCAGTCGGTGAACTCGGACCACCTCCCCCGCCCCTGGACGTTGTCCCCGACCGTGAAGACGGTGCCGGAGATGCGGGCGACCAGCCGCGCCGTCTGCCGCTCGCCGGTGCCCTTGCAGTCGGCTATGTCGCCGGCCCCGACCATCGTGACCGCGGACGTCTGGCCGAGGACCGGGACCGCCACGACCAGCGCCCCGCAACAGGCCAAGAGGAGACATGCCGCATACTTGAGCAACCTCAAACCAAGGACATCGTTCAAAGACCCCTCCTTCGCTTCTCTCTGCGGTTCTTGAAAGGCCTGCGGGCGCCCGAGGCGCGGGACAGTATAGATGGTTGGGGTTCTTTGCGCTACGTGAATTACGAAGAATTTTGGAGAATCTCCGCGACCTGCTTCGAGGCGGCGTTCAGGCGGCGCACGCTGCTCTTGCCGGCCCCGTCCACCTCCACGAGCCACATCTCGTCCAGCAGGGCGGACTCCTGGATGTCGCCGACGTGTGAGATGAGGAAGATCTGGCCGAACGTCCGCTTGAGCCGGTCGAGGGCGAGCAGGACGTTGCGGCGGCGGTCGGTGTCGAGGGCCCCGAAGACCTCGTCCAGCACGATAAACCCCAGGGTGTCCGGGCCCCGGTCGGAGATGGTCTTCGAGAGCGCCACCCGGGCGCAGAGGCTGGCGATGTCCGCCTCCCCGCCGGAGAAGCGGGAGATCTCGTAGGAGTCGGAGAGGCCGTCGAAGAGGCGGATGTTGTATTCGTCGTCGAACTCCATCCTGCTGTAGCGGCCGTCGGTGAGGACGCTGATGAGCGCGCTGGCCTCGCGCTGCAGGTGCGGCCGCAGCCGGGCGGCGAGGGCGCCGTGGAACTCGCCGAGCAGGCGGTCCATCTGGGAGAGCTCGCCGGAGAGGGCGGCCTGCTCGTCGGCTTTGCGGCGGTGCTCCCTGTAGCGCGCGAGATCGGCCTCGAGGGTCTGCAGGCGGTGCTCGAGCTCCTGCAGCTCGGCCGCCGCCTCTTCTCGCCGCTGGCGCGCCGCGTCCCGCCGGCGCTCCGCCTCCCCGGCCCGCTCCCGGGCCCGCCGGTAGGCCCCCTCGTCGAAGTCCAGGGCGGAGAGCTCCTCCCGGAGCCGCGCCGCGCGCTCCCCGGCCCTGCGCCGCTCCTCGAGCGCGCGGCGCAGGGCCTCCTCCACCGCGGGGCGCTGCGAGAGACGCTCGCGGATGGTCTCCAGGATGCCCCCGAGGCGCTCTATCTCCGACCGGCGTTCCAGGAGGCGCCGGTGGGCGGCCTCGTCGTAGGCCGGGCCGCGCGAGAGCCGCTCGGCCTCGTTGGCGCGCTCGGCGGCGGCCGCGCAGTCCTTCTCGTAGGAGGAGAGCAGGCCCTCCAGGGCGGGCCGGGCCCCGCACAGGCGCCGCAGGGCCTCCAGCTCCCGCTCGGCGGCCTCCAGCTCTCTCTCCGTCGGGGCGGGGGAGGGCCCGAGGCGTTCGCGCAGGGCCCCGGCCTTCTCCTCGAGCGGCCCGAGGCGGGCGTCGAGGCTCTCGAGGCGCGCCGCGGCCAGCCGGCGCTCCTCGTTCAGGAGGCGGAGCCTCTCCAGGAGGCGCCCCGCCTCCTCCATGCGCCGCCGCAGGCCGGAGGCCCGCTCCTCCAGCCGCCGGGAGGAGGAGAGGGCCTCAGCGGCCCGGGCGCGCGCGGCCTCTTCCTGGCCGCGCAGCGTCTCCAGGACCTCGGCGTGCTCCCCGGCGGCGAACCCCCGCCGGCAGGTCGGGCACTCGGCCCTCTCGTGGGAGGTGTCT is a window of Rubrobacter xylanophilus DSM 9941 DNA encoding:
- a CDS encoding ABC transporter ATP-binding protein, with amino-acid sequence MDAVEAVGLEKRYGKQVEALRGVDLSVRKGEVFGLVGPNGAGKTTLIKALVGSLRPSGGRARVLGLDPLRDRPELRRRIGYMPQSPVLYDDLPALENVEFFGAAHGVPGLRGRAREALRFVELEERAKDPVHTLSGGMKNRVSLACALVHEPEMLFLDEPTAGVDPRLRSRFWAAFRELARGGATLFISTHLMDEATLCDRVAVLRQGRVVVSDSPRGILRRGRTRLRVREGEREEERLIGGRPEDLAEALRGYGLRGSVSAVSVEADSLEQVVLSIIGEEAG
- a CDS encoding TetR/AcrR family transcriptional regulator; the protein is MGEERDRRDQILEAAFEEFSAKGFRGATIKSIAEAAGLQSPALIYWYFPDKEALFREVLGSRIPVLRAVRDPARLLERPPEEVLPLIARRYLSTFDNPAAQRMARLLVGEATRRPEIAEIFGNAVIKRMLGFLKSYMARQVELGRLRPHDVRSSARAFIGMLLPQVGGKVFFPAIREDGLTDEEHVENAVGMLLEGLRPEGKQGWTP
- a CDS encoding amylo-alpha-1,6-glucosidase; translated protein: MPDRETETLEWAVSVVSPGAYAVSDGAGDFDAGAGGLYYRDTRHLSRFVLEVGGERPVVRGREARGTAAEFLLEAAGLELVRRRRLGHGMEEEVEVRNPSGRAVEARLSFGVGADFEDVFVVRGFAGRAERGEVVEEVREGGLRYLYRRGGFSRGTEVRAFAEGAEPVAGSGGIHCLLRLGAGQRRVVRVSVALEEGGERVRAAGRRGAPYAAAPALETDWEALRRSWERSVEDLAALTFDAGEGLLVPAAGAPWYMALFGRDALLAAYGAMILTPEPARNALRALARWQATERDDYTDAEPGKIPHELRRGELAYFREVPQPYYGTADATPLFLVLLEEHRRWTADEGLARELEGAARRALDWLLAHADRTSGGFVAYESRSPAGLRNHGWKDSDGSMLFRDGRRAGGGVAPCEVQGYAYDALLRTARLAESAWGDAALAGRLRDEAGDLRERFDRDYWMEDRGCYALALDGEGRKVDSVTSNAGHLLWSGIVPEEKAPLLARRLLSEEMFSGWGIRTMAEGEGGYDPLSYHNGSVWPHDSALIALGLARYGFRKEAARVAAALVEAAERFGYRLPEVFGGERRREGEGPAGYPSSCSPQAWAAAAVPLLVRALLGAEPDPEARVLRSGPVLPEGVRGLRLEGVPAFGGRHAVGG
- a CDS encoding MarP family serine protease, translating into MTALDWCIVAFVALAVFRGARTGFLAGLFSLVGVLLGASVGSRVAGHLIPEGESPFLGAAITLVSIVSFAILGEMIARSAGGSLRSRLRGGGSSLLDSAGGAALGLALSLLLVWAVGIFAIQSPPLSGLHPLVKDSRIIRALDERMPAELLTQAVAQLNPLPQMRGPDAGVGAPDGSIVRDPDVLAASSRMVRITGIACGYGIEGSGWVAAPDLIVTNAHVVAGETVTSVQPGGTGPRRRADVVVFDPKNDVAVLRVEDLGLTPLPLDEPVPGEPAAVLGFPGNGPLDIQPARTGATQRVISSDAYNRGPVERTVTSFRVYVRPGNSGGPVVNAEGEVTATIFASRANSRNSGYGIPSQIIRRHLERATLRAEPVGTGPCAS
- the rlmN gene encoding 23S rRNA (adenine(2503)-C(2))-methyltransferase RlmN gives rise to the protein MGLAGAQERAGRPLAAEFLPEVEEVLAERGEPPYRLRQVYAALAGSLASGWDEVASLPKGLREELAGRVPASVLELRRISRARDGTRKYLFFTRDGHAIETVMIPERSRRTVCISTQVGCPMACTFCATGLLGIKRNLKAREIAEQVFAVARDIAPERVTNVVVMGMGEPFLNYRETLRALRVLNDRRGFNLAARHIAVSTSGLVDKIRRFADEPEQFHLAISLHTPFEEERRRLMPVAARHPIPELMNAARYYVERTRRKLFFEYTLLAGVNDRMRHAEALAELLDHPLYHLNLLRFNWTDTGFSATSARRAKEFLRRARELGLSATLRPSRGQDIEAACGQLAARDARSPTAR
- a CDS encoding PH domain-containing protein: MREEPKERLDPRAKTLWRLSGFLEMLPVLAAGAGTGWAVARFGGQPPAVAAVPVLATLLATLANALVLPELRWRRWRYEIREDEVDLQRGVLWVVRTLVPFARIQHVDTRSGPLQRRFGLATVVFYTAAGPNRIPELSAPVAAEVRDRIAELTRERDEL
- a CDS encoding PH domain-containing protein, producing the protein MSSEPRRLHPAAMVIEGIRAVRRWASAAAIPGLAALLGGLSWWALALLLAGAVLLAAGTVLWGFLSWRATVYRVEGGAFHLRSGVLQKKERTIPLEHVQSVDAVQGVLQRLFGVVEVRIETAGGGSSEPDASLAALSRRAADELRRELGGGGRGGEPGEGGGAGTVRRLSTRELLVAGATSGQIGPAAALIGAASQFFDDLYDRLLSEEAARGLLEALAPHAFAAAALLLLAVGLLAWLLAIAGTVLAYAGFTLSRSPDGRNIHISRGLLSRYEATIPVARIQAVRVVEGVLRQPFGLASLRVESAGYGRDEGVSTTLFPMLPRGEAARLLAAVDPGLAADPPLAPLPRRALRRYALRSALPALAAPLAAAGAWSAGAGAGWLLAALPLPALAALYGALRYRDAGWALAGDRLVARSRLVARTTTIAPRRRLQSRSLLRSPLQRRAGLATFRARIASGGGGTGVEVVDLDLRSAWDLMAALGPRPPSPASGRRPVPSR
- a CDS encoding metallophosphoesterase family protein, which produces MAVPVLGQTSAVTMVGAGDIADCKGTGERQTARLVARISGTVFTVGDNVQGRGRWSEFTDCYAPTWGRFKNRTRPAAGNHEYYTSGARPYYRYFGSRAGRPGLGYYSYDRGSWHVVVLNSNCGHVRCGAGSRQLEWLKRDLAANRSRCTMAIFHHPLFTSSRSADTKEVRPFWKVLYNNRAELILNGHAHSYERFAPQTPFGRRAPERGIRQFVVGTGGTPPLNPFGARPANSQVRNDKTFGVLRLTLRPGGYSWRFVPVAGKTFTDSGRGVCR